The region GCCGTAGAACGGCGAGAGGGCATAGCCCGGGTAGCTGGCGAACCAGCTGGCACTGCCCAGGCTGACCGCGTCGGCACCGGCCCAGAAGTATTCGCGGCAGTCGTCGAAGCTGCGGATGCCGCCGGTGGCGATGATCGGCAGCGTCACCCCGGCGTCCCGCAGCTCCTTGACCACCCGCAGGCCGATCGGCTTGATCGCGCGGCCAGAAAGCCCGCCGAAGCCGTTCTTCAGCAGCGGCTGCCCGGTGTTCGGGTCCAGCCGCAGGCCCTTGACGGTGTTGATCGCGGTCAGCGCGGACACCCCGTGCCGGGCGGCCAGCCGGGCGTGCCCGAGGTAGTCGTAATCCGGCGACAGCTTCAGGATCACCGGATGGTTGCTGCGCGGCACCGCCTCGGCCAGCACCGATTCGATGATCTGGTTGAAGTCGAAGTTGACGTTGTGGCAGGAGACGTTGAACTCCACCGCGGCGATCTCGCCGGCCGGCACCGCGGCGTTGACCTTGTCGACCAGCGTGACGAACTCTTCGGCGGAGAAGCCGCCGACGGAGACGATGGTGTTCTGCTCGCGGGTGCGCGGGTAGTAGTCGCGCAGGTAGGCGTCGATCCCGACATTGCACCAGCCGAAGGCGTTGAGCCAGCCGCCGTCGACTTGCCGCAACGCCTGACCGTAGCGCTTGATCAGTGCGGGCAGTTCGTGCAGCGGCCACACGTCGCGGGTGGTGAAGTGCCCCTCGCGGGGCTCGACGGTGAGCGTGCGGGTGGTGACACCGCCGAAGCGGGACAGCGGCACGAACTGCGAGATCGGGCTCATGCCGTAGGGCACCAGTTTCGCGTTGGCCACGCCGTAACCGAGCAGGCTGGACGAGGTCACCAGGCGGTTGCGCAGTCTGATGTCGCCGAGCCGCACGCCGAGCTCGGACGGGACGTCTCGCACCAACCGTAGGTTGCGCTCCTGGGCTACGCTCACGATCTCCTCCTACCCGACGTCGCGGCGCCGTCGAGTCCCATTGTCCCTCACCCGGAGCAGTACACCGAGCCGGGTTCGCGCGTACCGTCGGCGGGTGCGAACCCGAACCGGGCGATGTCAATGGCTATCGGCTCGTTGATTTCCATGGAAATCGCCGCGTCCGTCGCACCTGGCGTGCGCTTCGTCGACCGCCGCGATCAGCGAGTCCGGGGTCAGCCCGGCGATGACCCGGTCGATGTCGCGCAGCCCCGCCCGCAGCAGCAAGCGTTTCTCGTTGGTGACCCACTCGCCCCGGGCCGCGAGGACCGCGTGCGCCGCCTGACAGGCGGCCTGCACGATCGCGCCGGCGGTCTCGGCGAGCCGACCTTGAGGCGCGTGGTTAGCCCGCGCGTAGCCCAATGTCATCGACGCCCGCTCCCACCAGACCGGCGGCGCGGACTTGCGCAGCGCGTCCGGGTAT is a window of Saccharopolyspora phatthalungensis DNA encoding:
- a CDS encoding dihydroorotate dehydrogenase, coding for MSVAQERNLRLVRDVPSELGVRLGDIRLRNRLVTSSSLLGYGVANAKLVPYGMSPISQFVPLSRFGGVTTRTLTVEPREGHFTTRDVWPLHELPALIKRYGQALRQVDGGWLNAFGWCNVGIDAYLRDYYPRTREQNTIVSVGGFSAEEFVTLVDKVNAAVPAGEIAAVEFNVSCHNVNFDFNQIIESVLAEAVPRSNHPVILKLSPDYDYLGHARLAARHGVSALTAINTVKGLRLDPNTGQPLLKNGFGGLSGRAIKPIGLRVVKELRDAGVTLPIIATGGIRSFDDCREYFWAGADAVSLGSASWFASYPGYALSPFYGARIRNLLRRIENYEPPAR